The proteins below come from a single Chrysoperla carnea chromosome 1, inChrCarn1.1, whole genome shotgun sequence genomic window:
- the LOC123305522 gene encoding CDK5RAP3-like protein, translating into MNEQLISIDINISKLLDWLISRRHCSKDWQKSILEIREKINNAIQDMPVHDGIVKLLTGTHINYFHCLKIIEILKETEADSKNLFGRYGSQRMKDWQEIVRLYERDSIYLAEASQMLMRNISYEIPSIKKQIAKLEALKVECNKKELDYAKAEKSIHNVFSTQCKQLGIAGKNIKRELVDLLSELPKIYDTAADSAKSLKPAIELYEAFLEFTTSVENQQTHFPLLRYIIEHGNTTIYEWTYGEVPITIEEPPLNISFDDEPLQTDNTIDFGEISNDTIDFNNIDASTIDFGDVDGEIDWGISSGGDNNQVIDEIDFNINLEESGIVVEDAGIQGGVAAGNEAYTVLDNPTTRGRYIDELMELEAFLKMRLYELSITNSMDALSQLQATGSATLQLQTTESVTDLLLSVQGALASVTNNRIQHLHSVKHSPKYVDYLAYSLKQKLTAVEKTKASQQAIKARREEASQQILNLQPVLSLVIDKTKELQKQVEDDISKRYKNREVNLLGGVF; encoded by the exons atgaat GAACAATTAATATCAATTGATATTAACATTAGTAAATTATTGGATTGGTTAATTAGCCGTCGACATTGTTCAAAAGATTGGCAAAAAAGTATATTAGAAATtcgtgaaaaaattaataatgcaaTTCAAGATATGCCTGTACATGATggaattgttaaattattaacagGAACAc atattaattattttcattgcttgaaaattattgaaattttaaaagaaactgaagctgatagtaaaaatttatttggacgATATGGTTCACAACGTATGAAAGATTGGCAAGAGATTGTACGACTCTATGAAAGAGATAGTATTTATTTAGCAGAAGCGTCACAAATGTTGATGCGAAATATTAGTTATGAAATACCAAGTATTAAGAAACAAATTGCAAAATTAGAAGCAttaaaagtt gaatgtaataaaaaagaattggaTTATGCAAAAGCTGAaaaaagtatacataatgtATTTTCAACACAATGTAAACAATTAGGAATAGctggaaaaaatattaaacgtgAATTAGTTGATTTATTATCTGAGTTACCGAAAATATATGATACAGCTGCAGATAGTGCGAAATCGTTAAAGCCAGCCATTGAATTATACGAAGCATTCTTAGAATTTACAACGAGTGTAGAAAATCAACAGACACATTTTCCTCTATTAAGATATATTATAG aacatGGCAATACAACAATATACGAATGGACATATGGGGAAGTACCAATCACAATTGAAGAACCCCCTTTAAATATCAGTTTTGATGATGAACCACTTCAAACGGATAATACG attgatTTTGGTGAAATAAGCAATGATACTATCGATTTTAACAATATCGATGCCAGTACTATTGATTTTGGCGATGTAGATGGTGAAATTGATTGGGGTATATCATCTGGTGGTGATAATAATCAAGTAATTGATGAAAttgatttcaatataaatttagaaGAATCTGGTATTGTTGTTGAAGATGCTGGTATTCAAGGAGGTGTCGCAGCTGGAAATGAAGCGTACACAGTACTTGATAATCCTACAACCAGAGGACGGTACATTGATGAATTAATGGAG TTAGAAGCATTTTTAAAGATGCGATTATATGAATTGAGTATTACAAATTCAATGGATGCTTTGTCACAATTACAAGCAACTGGATCCGCAACTTTACAATTACAAACTACTGAATCCGTTACAGATTTGTTGCTCTCTGTGCAAGGAGCTTTGGCTAGCGTAACAAATAATAGAATTCAACATTTGCATAGTGTCAAACACTCTCCAAA ataTGTAGATTATTTAGCGTATTcgcttaaacaaaaattgacagCTGTAGAAAAAACAAAGGCATCACAACAAGCGATTAAAGCAAGGCGTGAGGAAGCTtcacaacaaatattaaatttacaaccGGTTCTTTCTTTAGTAATTGATAAAACAAAGGAATTACAAAAACAG gttgAAGATGATATTTCTAAGAGATATAAAAATAGAGAAGTTAATTTACTTGGTGGAGTGTTTTAG
- the LOC123305534 gene encoding uncharacterized protein LOC123305534 isoform X2 produces MNMSAWSNAEIFEFIDLYKQEPCIWNPYHENNKKRDKIYEAWSRIANAIDIPVSELKKKKESLMSQFRRIKNLKNKSIIEHENGGEIYKPTWIFYEPLESFLKDVYECKDFQTDEDAVITQFDSEGSVDEEHETKINSTRQKRHYAKAPKFEEVNTPVNSNGAFSDAEHESKVNIARLKRLYATPSEPQKARNSPQILEVHSESNLNSALSALNATLHTMQNKYETEDECDLYGSLLAKKLKRFSETERQELMYEIDGLLLQKHHAKS; encoded by the exons ATGAATATGTCAGCGTGGAGTAACgcagaaatatttgaatttatcgATTTATATAAACAAGAACCATGTATATGGAATCCATAtcacgaaaataataaaaaaagggaCAAG ATTTACGAAGCTTGGAGCCGTATAGCTAATGCTATTGATATTCCAGTGTCTGAgctaaaaaagaagaaagagtCTCTAATGTCACAATTTAGAagaattaaaaatctaaaaaataaatctattatagAACATGAAAATGGAGGTGAAATTTATAAACCAACGTGGATTTTCTATGAACCGTTAGAAAGCTTCTTAAAAGATGTGTATGAATGCAAGGATTTCCAAACAGATGAAGATGCG GTAATAACACAATTTGACTCCGAAGGTAGTGTGGATGAAGAACATGAGACGAAAATAAACAGTACAAGACAAAAACGTCATTATGCTAAAGCGCCAAAATTTGAAGAGGTAAATACACCGGTAAATTCTAATGGTGCCTTCTCCGACGCAGAACATGAATCAAAAGTAAATATTGCAAGGCTAAAACGTCTCTATGCTACTCCGTCAGAACCTCAAAAAGCTCGCAATTCACCACAAATACTAGAAGTACATTCAGAGTCAAATTTAAATAGTGCGTTATCTGCTCTAAATGCTACATTGCATACTATGCAGAATAAATATGAAACAGAAGATGAGTGTGATTTGTATGGTAGCCTTcttgctaaaaaattaaaacgattttCGGAAACAGAAAGACAAGAATTAATGTACGAAATTGATGGTTTATTATTACAGAAACATCATGCTAAAAGTTGA
- the LOC123305534 gene encoding uncharacterized protein LOC123305534 isoform X1 produces the protein MNMSAWSNAEIFEFIDLYKQEPCIWNPYHENNKKRDKIYEAWSRIANAIDIPVSELKKKKESLMSQFRRIKNLKNKSIIEHENGGEIYKPTWIFYEPLESFLKDVYECKDFQTDEDASFQVITQFDSEGSVDEEHETKINSTRQKRHYAKAPKFEEVNTPVNSNGAFSDAEHESKVNIARLKRLYATPSEPQKARNSPQILEVHSESNLNSALSALNATLHTMQNKYETEDECDLYGSLLAKKLKRFSETERQELMYEIDGLLLQKHHAKS, from the exons ATGAATATGTCAGCGTGGAGTAACgcagaaatatttgaatttatcgATTTATATAAACAAGAACCATGTATATGGAATCCATAtcacgaaaataataaaaaaagggaCAAG ATTTACGAAGCTTGGAGCCGTATAGCTAATGCTATTGATATTCCAGTGTCTGAgctaaaaaagaagaaagagtCTCTAATGTCACAATTTAGAagaattaaaaatctaaaaaataaatctattatagAACATGAAAATGGAGGTGAAATTTATAAACCAACGTGGATTTTCTATGAACCGTTAGAAAGCTTCTTAAAAGATGTGTATGAATGCAAGGATTTCCAAACAGATGAAGATGCG tctTTTCAGGTAATAACACAATTTGACTCCGAAGGTAGTGTGGATGAAGAACATGAGACGAAAATAAACAGTACAAGACAAAAACGTCATTATGCTAAAGCGCCAAAATTTGAAGAGGTAAATACACCGGTAAATTCTAATGGTGCCTTCTCCGACGCAGAACATGAATCAAAAGTAAATATTGCAAGGCTAAAACGTCTCTATGCTACTCCGTCAGAACCTCAAAAAGCTCGCAATTCACCACAAATACTAGAAGTACATTCAGAGTCAAATTTAAATAGTGCGTTATCTGCTCTAAATGCTACATTGCATACTATGCAGAATAAATATGAAACAGAAGATGAGTGTGATTTGTATGGTAGCCTTcttgctaaaaaattaaaacgattttCGGAAACAGAAAGACAAGAATTAATGTACGAAATTGATGGTTTATTATTACAGAAACATCATGCTAAAAGTTGA